The Hymenobacter baengnokdamensis genome includes a region encoding these proteins:
- a CDS encoding DUF4846 domain-containing protein, which produces MTYPEIAAFTLLALLPTPATPTYPWLARQPQPAECLHRRFVAPAGCQRQAVRPGSWGEWLRGLPLRPAGTPARLYDGRLKDNQAVVAAVVDIAPGTRDLQQCADAVIRLRAEYLFSQNPNRIHFHLTTGYDTWFSDYLAGHTFQVHGEEVKAAAKPAEAITHAALERYLLPVFGYAGTRSLSREVRPVPLAEVQPGDVLVHGGRPGHAVLVVDVAENSQTGRRYLLLAQSYMPAQSIHLLRNVAQPKLGAWFAVPSPAQAEFETPEWTFASTELGRFED; this is translated from the coding sequence ATGACTTATCCGGAAATTGCGGCCTTTACCCTGCTGGCGCTTTTACCTACGCCGGCTACGCCCACTTACCCCTGGCTGGCAAGGCAGCCGCAGCCGGCAGAGTGCCTGCATCGGCGCTTTGTAGCTCCGGCGGGCTGCCAGCGCCAGGCAGTACGGCCGGGCTCGTGGGGCGAGTGGCTGCGCGGACTGCCGCTTCGCCCCGCCGGCACGCCCGCCCGCCTTTACGATGGGCGGTTAAAGGATAATCAGGCCGTAGTGGCGGCCGTAGTTGATATTGCCCCTGGTACCAGGGACTTGCAGCAGTGCGCCGATGCCGTTATCCGGCTGCGCGCCGAGTATTTATTTAGCCAGAACCCAAACCGGATTCACTTTCACCTGACTACCGGCTACGACACCTGGTTTTCGGACTACCTGGCCGGGCACACGTTTCAGGTACACGGCGAAGAGGTAAAGGCAGCTGCCAAGCCGGCCGAGGCGATTACGCACGCGGCCCTGGAACGTTACCTGCTGCCGGTGTTCGGCTACGCGGGCACCCGCTCGCTGAGCCGGGAGGTGCGGCCCGTGCCGCTGGCCGAAGTGCAGCCCGGCGATGTGCTGGTGCACGGCGGCCGCCCCGGCCACGCCGTGCTGGTAGTCGACGTAGCCGAAAACTCACAAACCGGCCGGCGCTATCTGCTACTGGCTCAAAGCTATATGCCGGCCCAGAGTATTCACCTGCTGCGCAACGTAGCCCAGCCAAAGCTCGGCGCCTGGTTTGCCGTGCCCAGCCCGGCCCAGGCCGAGTTTGAAACGCCGGAATGGACGTTTGCCAGCACAGAGCTGGGTCGATTTGAGGACTGA
- a CDS encoding HAD family hydrolase translates to MIRTVIFDMDGVIIDTEPIHNHAFNTQFAELGISITAAEYATFLGRSTRNVFERLKAQYNLPQPVEALLQRKRELFNKAFDEDAALDLLPGVRALLEDLRANGVQMVVASSASKATIERVFRRFGLAPYFTHVVSGEDFAQSKPNPAIFVQAAAVSETPVTECLVIEDSANGVAAAKAAGIYCIGYASPYSALQNLSQADRVVQDFSELSAPEIQAI, encoded by the coding sequence ATGATTCGTACCGTAATTTTTGACATGGATGGTGTTATTATCGACACCGAGCCCATCCACAACCACGCATTTAATACCCAGTTTGCCGAGCTGGGTATCAGCATTACTGCTGCCGAATATGCCACCTTTCTGGGGCGCTCGACCCGCAACGTATTTGAGCGCCTTAAAGCGCAGTATAATTTACCTCAGCCAGTTGAAGCGCTGTTGCAGCGCAAGCGGGAGCTGTTTAATAAGGCATTCGACGAAGACGCGGCCCTCGACCTGCTGCCCGGCGTACGAGCGCTGCTGGAGGACCTGCGGGCAAACGGCGTGCAGATGGTCGTTGCCTCCTCGGCCTCCAAGGCCACGATTGAGCGGGTGTTCCGGCGCTTTGGCCTGGCTCCGTACTTTACGCACGTTGTTAGCGGCGAAGACTTTGCGCAGTCGAAGCCCAACCCGGCCATTTTTGTGCAGGCGGCGGCCGTGTCCGAAACCCCGGTAACCGAGTGCCTTGTTATTGAAGACTCGGCCAACGGTGTGGCAGCGGCCAAAGCAGCTGGTATCTACTGTATCGGCTACGCCAGCCCGTACTCGGCCCTGCAAAACCTTAGTCAGGCCGACCGGGTGGTTCAGGACTTTTCGGAGCTGTCGGCTCCGGAGATTCAGGCTATTTAG
- a CDS encoding VWA domain-containing protein — protein sequence MNSFSYATLAGYEWQHPRLLLLLALVPLLPLLRWLLARRRRQVVVAFGPGGIRPDWRAALRFLPDIVLSLSLALLVIAVARPQRPSEHLIQTGRGIDIVLALDVSGSMEIEDLKPTRLEAAKALASSFVRRRAGDRLGLVAFAGQAYSLVPLTTDYDLLLENLRSLRPGLIADDGTAIGTALGVAINRLRESAARSRVCVLLSDGESNAGSLDPLLAAKLAHAYGIRLYTIGLGEDGYVPYGRDSLTGKPRYVQTRLDETTMRQLAQAADGRFFRATDNAALEQVFGEINKLEKSDILTQRYRSVQDFYRPYLGLGLALWLLWLALKSTFMNNVLED from the coding sequence ATGAATTCTTTTTCTTACGCAACCCTGGCTGGCTACGAGTGGCAGCACCCCCGGCTGCTGCTGCTGCTGGCGCTGGTGCCGCTGCTGCCGCTGCTGCGCTGGCTGCTGGCCCGCCGGCGCCGGCAGGTGGTGGTGGCCTTCGGACCGGGCGGCATCCGGCCCGACTGGCGGGCGGCCCTGCGCTTCCTGCCGGATATCGTGCTCAGCCTTAGTCTGGCGCTTTTGGTCATTGCCGTTGCCCGGCCCCAGCGCCCCAGCGAGCACCTTATCCAAACCGGCCGCGGCATCGACATTGTGCTGGCCCTCGACGTGTCGGGCAGTATGGAGATTGAAGACCTGAAACCCACCCGCCTTGAAGCAGCTAAAGCATTAGCCAGCAGCTTTGTACGGCGGCGGGCCGGCGACCGGCTTGGCCTGGTGGCCTTCGCCGGGCAGGCCTACTCTCTGGTGCCGCTTACTACCGATTATGACCTGCTACTGGAAAACCTGCGCAGCCTGCGCCCCGGCTTGATTGCCGACGACGGCACGGCCATTGGCACGGCGCTCGGGGTGGCTATCAACCGCCTGCGCGAATCGGCAGCCAGGTCGCGGGTGTGCGTGCTGCTTTCCGATGGCGAAAGCAATGCCGGCAGCCTCGACCCACTACTGGCGGCCAAGCTCGCGCACGCCTACGGTATCCGGCTCTATACCATTGGCTTGGGCGAGGACGGCTATGTGCCCTACGGCCGCGATTCCCTCACCGGCAAGCCGCGCTACGTGCAAACCCGCCTCGACGAAACCACCATGCGGCAGCTCGCCCAGGCCGCCGACGGCCGTTTCTTCCGCGCCACCGATAATGCCGCGCTGGAGCAGGTATTTGGGGAAATTAATAAATTAGAAAAATCCGATATTCTCACTCAGCGCTACCGCAGCGTGCAGGATTTTTACCGGCCTTACCTAGGCCTGGGCCTCGCCCTCTGGCTGCTCTGGCTAGCCCTGAAAAGCACGTTTATGAACAATGTGCTGGAAGATTAG
- a CDS encoding YggS family pyridoxal phosphate-dependent enzyme: protein MSIAENIAAFEQKLTGTAARLVVVTKTHPIERLREAYAAGARRFGENRVQEMAAKQPELPADVEWHQIGQLQTNKVKYLAPFVHTVESIDSLRLLRELDKQAARHGRVIRGLLQFHIAREETKTGLSLPEAEELLQSADYQALRHVRLTGVMGIATHTPDEALVRAEFRQLRQYFEHLKATYFANAEDFCELSMGMSADYEWALAEGSTLIRVGSAIFGSRS, encoded by the coding sequence ATGTCAATCGCTGAAAATATTGCTGCCTTCGAGCAGAAGCTAACCGGCACCGCGGCGCGGCTGGTCGTGGTGACCAAAACCCACCCCATAGAGCGGCTGCGGGAGGCCTATGCAGCCGGGGCCCGCCGCTTCGGCGAAAACCGGGTGCAGGAAATGGCCGCCAAGCAGCCCGAGCTGCCGGCCGATGTGGAGTGGCACCAGATTGGTCAGCTTCAGACGAATAAGGTAAAATACCTGGCGCCTTTTGTGCACACCGTCGAAAGTATCGACAGCCTGCGCCTGCTGCGGGAGCTGGATAAGCAGGCGGCCCGGCACGGGCGGGTTATTCGCGGCCTGCTGCAGTTTCACATTGCCCGGGAAGAAACCAAAACCGGCCTCAGCCTGCCCGAGGCCGAAGAGCTATTGCAGTCGGCCGACTACCAGGCGCTGCGCCACGTGCGGCTCACCGGCGTAATGGGCATCGCTACCCACACGCCCGACGAGGCGCTGGTCCGGGCCGAATTCCGGCAGCTGCGTCAGTATTTCGAGCACCTGAAAGCCACCTATTTTGCCAATGCCGAAGATTTTTGCGAGCTTTCGATGGGTATGAGTGCCGACTACGAATGGGCGCTGGCCGAGGGCAGCACGCTTATCCGGGTGGGCAGCGCCATCTTTGGCAGCCGTAGCTAA
- a CDS encoding alpha/beta hydrolase, which produces MEHHFPVARTARYQQLGSLSPATRQLWLVLHGYGQLAEYFIRHFAPLHAADPVGTVVVAPEGLSRFYLTGTAGRVGASWMTRADRLAEIEDQAAYLTALRHHLLAECPAGVQVTVLGFSQGTATASRWLSREAASWRPHRLVLWAGDFPADIDPIAARQLLPALPVTLICGDQDEYIKNNIFNQQAATLRQLGADVTTYRFAGGHTLHGPLLQQLHATMP; this is translated from the coding sequence TTGGAACACCATTTTCCCGTTGCCCGCACGGCGCGCTACCAGCAGCTGGGCAGCCTCTCGCCCGCTACCCGGCAGCTGTGGCTGGTGCTGCACGGCTACGGCCAGCTGGCCGAATACTTTATTCGCCACTTTGCCCCGCTGCACGCCGCCGACCCGGTGGGTACCGTTGTAGTAGCGCCCGAAGGCCTCTCCCGCTTTTACCTCACGGGCACGGCGGGCCGCGTGGGTGCATCCTGGATGACCCGCGCCGACCGGCTGGCTGAAATCGAGGACCAGGCCGCCTATCTCACGGCTCTACGCCACCACCTGCTGGCCGAGTGCCCGGCCGGGGTGCAGGTTACGGTGCTGGGTTTCTCGCAGGGCACCGCTACGGCCAGCCGCTGGCTAAGCCGTGAGGCCGCCAGCTGGCGTCCGCATAGGCTGGTACTGTGGGCCGGCGATTTTCCGGCTGATATCGACCCTATAGCGGCCAGGCAGCTGCTACCTGCCTTGCCCGTAACACTGATTTGCGGCGACCAGGATGAATATATTAAAAACAACATATTCAATCAACAGGCAGCCACCCTTCGCCAGCTGGGCGCCGACGTTACGACTTATCGCTTCGCGGGTGGGCACACCTTACACGGCCCACTGCTACAACAGCTGCACGCTACTATGCCCTAG
- a CDS encoding SDR family NAD(P)-dependent oxidoreductase, producing the protein MKTAFITGASSGIGRATAIALAKSGFQLVIAGRRRERLETLVQELAPTPVHILTFDVRDRAAVEAAVAGLPAPFQHVDVLINNAGNAHGMAPVQEGDVADWEAMLDGNVKGLLYVSRAVLPRMGEGGFIVNLGSIAGYEAYANGNVYCASKAAVAMLTRTMRIDLLPRGIRVAEVAPGMVETEFSAVRFKGDEERAASVYKGVQPLQAQDIAELIQFIVTRPPHVQIAEAVIFPAAQAAAATVRRQP; encoded by the coding sequence ATGAAAACTGCTTTTATTACGGGAGCTTCCTCCGGCATTGGCCGGGCTACGGCGATAGCGCTGGCAAAATCGGGTTTTCAGCTGGTAATAGCCGGGCGGCGGCGCGAGCGCCTGGAAACCCTGGTGCAGGAGCTGGCCCCCACGCCGGTGCATATCCTGACCTTTGATGTGCGCGACCGCGCGGCCGTGGAAGCGGCTGTAGCCGGGCTGCCCGCGCCTTTTCAGCACGTTGATGTGCTGATTAATAATGCCGGCAATGCGCACGGCATGGCGCCTGTTCAGGAGGGCGATGTAGCCGACTGGGAGGCGATGCTCGATGGCAACGTCAAGGGGCTGCTCTACGTGAGCCGGGCGGTGCTGCCACGCATGGGCGAGGGCGGCTTTATCGTCAACCTGGGCTCGATTGCTGGCTACGAGGCGTATGCCAACGGCAACGTGTATTGTGCCTCCAAGGCGGCCGTAGCCATGCTCACGCGCACCATGCGCATCGATCTGCTGCCGCGCGGCATCCGGGTGGCTGAAGTAGCTCCCGGCATGGTCGAAACTGAGTTTTCGGCGGTGCGCTTTAAAGGTGATGAAGAGCGGGCCGCCAGCGTGTACAAGGGCGTGCAGCCGCTGCAAGCCCAGGATATCGCTGAGCTCATTCAATTTATCGTAACGCGCCCGCCGCACGTACAGATTGCCGAGGCCGTCATTTTTCCGGCGGCCCAGGCGGCGGCAGCTACGGTGCGACGGCAGCCTTAG
- the porT gene encoding type IX secretion/gliding motility protein PorT/SprT, with protein sequence MATTYVWHKLHLYGSQIARISPWRGLLPLLGLLLLAGPALAQRKRSDAIDRSRKGHIKGITVENLSNYNDRFFRPGIYIAPNFSRFFLEQSAAYFQAAQQGRGISANSIISPGFAVGFIGDIRLGNPGTPFHLRFTPGLNFLTRRVEFLSAGAGQPDTIRTQEVSTTQLELPILLKYQSNRRRNTRFYMIGGLKPSFAVTQRQNTPAINQITVARDDLMLEYGVGLDLFYPYFKFGPELRFSHGLRNVLTPRDNAYSNSLQSLRTNTVTLYLNIE encoded by the coding sequence ATGGCAACCACTTACGTTTGGCATAAGCTCCATTTATACGGCTCGCAAATAGCGCGAATAAGCCCCTGGCGTGGCCTGCTGCCGCTGTTGGGCCTGCTGCTGCTGGCTGGCCCGGCGCTGGCCCAGCGCAAGCGCAGCGATGCCATCGACCGCAGCCGTAAAGGGCACATCAAGGGGATTACTGTCGAGAACCTGTCAAACTATAACGACCGGTTTTTTCGGCCCGGTATTTACATCGCGCCTAATTTCTCGCGGTTTTTTCTGGAGCAGTCGGCCGCCTATTTCCAGGCGGCCCAGCAGGGGCGGGGCATCTCGGCCAATTCTATTATCAGTCCGGGGTTTGCAGTAGGCTTTATTGGGGATATTCGGTTAGGCAATCCGGGCACTCCGTTTCACCTGCGCTTTACGCCGGGCCTTAATTTCCTGACGCGCCGGGTCGAGTTCCTGAGCGCCGGGGCTGGGCAGCCCGATACCATTCGCACCCAGGAAGTCAGCACTACCCAGCTGGAGCTGCCGATACTACTCAAATACCAGTCGAACCGCCGCCGCAACACGCGCTTTTACATGATTGGCGGCCTCAAGCCCAGCTTTGCCGTAACGCAGCGCCAGAATACGCCGGCCATTAACCAGATTACCGTGGCCCGCGACGACCTGATGCTGGAGTATGGCGTTGGGCTGGATTTATTTTACCCTTACTTCAAGTTTGGGCCCGAGCTGCGCTTTTCGCACGGCCTGCGCAATGTGCTGACCCCGCGCGACAACGCGTACAGCAACAGCTTGCAAAGCCTGCGCACGAATACGGTGACCCTTTACTTAAATATTGAATAA
- the ubiE gene encoding bifunctional demethylmenaquinone methyltransferase/2-methoxy-6-polyprenyl-1,4-benzoquinol methylase UbiE — protein sequence MAVVPYKEDAADKKSQVARMFDNIAGKYDFLNHFLSAGTDIYWRRKAVNELKALRPARILDIATGTADFAIETLRAAAPNAQVTGVDISAGMLEVGRQKLVEKKLSHRIKLELADSENLPFEDNQFDAVTASFGVRNFAHLERGLAEMYRVLRPGGQLVILEFSKPTAFPLKQAYNFYFSRVLPVFGKVISKDQSAYTYLPESVQAFPDGAEFVAILGRVGFTTPAWQPLTFGISSIYTARK from the coding sequence ATGGCCGTAGTACCCTATAAAGAAGACGCCGCCGATAAGAAATCGCAGGTGGCCCGCATGTTTGACAACATTGCCGGCAAGTATGATTTCCTAAACCACTTTCTGAGTGCGGGCACCGATATTTACTGGCGTCGGAAAGCCGTAAATGAGCTTAAAGCGCTACGTCCGGCCCGCATTCTGGACATTGCGACCGGTACGGCCGACTTTGCCATTGAAACGCTCCGTGCTGCCGCACCCAACGCCCAGGTAACGGGCGTTGACATATCGGCCGGTATGCTGGAAGTGGGCCGCCAGAAGCTGGTGGAGAAGAAGCTCAGTCACCGCATTAAGCTGGAGCTGGCCGATTCGGAAAACCTGCCGTTTGAAGACAACCAGTTTGACGCTGTAACGGCCTCCTTCGGCGTGCGCAACTTTGCCCACCTCGAGCGCGGTCTGGCTGAGATGTACCGGGTACTGCGCCCCGGCGGGCAGCTTGTTATCCTGGAGTTCAGCAAGCCGACGGCTTTTCCGCTCAAGCAAGCGTATAATTTTTATTTCAGTCGGGTACTGCCGGTTTTTGGCAAAGTAATTTCCAAAGACCAGAGCGCCTACACCTACCTGCCCGAGTCGGTGCAGGCATTTCCCGACGGCGCCGAGTTCGTGGCTATTCTGGGTCGCGTCGGCTTTACTACTCCTGCATGGCAACCACTTACGTTTGGCATAAGCTCCATTTATACGGCTCGCAAATAG
- a CDS encoding OmpA family protein: protein MDNVSKRLLQASYALALTAAVATSAQAQSTRKDLQTGNKLFNQENYRASIPYYERVIAKDPNNAQALFRAGVAYLSFDKEKASDYIYKAQKLKPKVSKDVEYWLGRVDHLNYNFDEAITHYQAYNATLKKKNDTRREEVAQLIQHSKNAKILFNAPKDIFVKNLGPTVNTQYSEHSPVISSDDKTLIFTTRANPTDIPGLDSKARNKTAADGEYYEGIVETHRIDADNWEKPRSLSAALNSKGHDASDQLFDNDTKLLMYRSDEDGDVFVASKQAGGDWGNPVKLNSNINSKQYEGDAYITPDGLTLYFSTSRYSEDGNLDLYYSTRTAGGDWGPAKSLGSTINTKYDEDSPYMSRDGKTLYFSSRGHNTMGDYDIFKSQYDSIGHKWGRPENMGYPINTPDADSYYRLAPDGTYAYLSSYRIGGYGEKDIYTISYIKNINIKGSVFSKRDSTQAIPGVELVFNGTQADKTAISFRDVTKPDGTYQVKVLSARTYQVAVNKDGKNIETQEFAVPISTNDSTSITKNFYVDYIDTTQINPIAKYKIYFDTDKYKLRPESIKVLNSISTVLKANTGLNISIEGNCDSRNTDEYNMVLGQNRADAAKNYLVKQGVASARLTTVSYGERKPAAPNDSPENMQLNRRDEFKVVLKEGEKMPMIQPATSTTTTTSSTSSSSTMAAPGAPLPGKSKVRLADGTKVKTKVDESSDKVKVKTKGAAGEKSKTISKDGELESKAKDASGEKAKVKTSN, encoded by the coding sequence ATGGACAACGTATCCAAAAGGCTGCTGCAAGCTTCCTACGCGCTAGCCCTGACTGCGGCCGTGGCTACTTCGGCCCAGGCACAGAGCACCCGCAAGGACCTGCAAACCGGCAACAAGCTGTTCAACCAGGAGAACTACCGCGCTTCCATCCCTTACTACGAGCGGGTAATTGCCAAAGACCCTAACAACGCGCAGGCGCTGTTTCGGGCGGGGGTAGCGTATTTGTCCTTTGACAAAGAGAAAGCCAGCGACTACATCTATAAAGCGCAGAAGCTGAAGCCGAAAGTATCGAAAGACGTAGAGTACTGGCTGGGTCGCGTCGACCACCTCAACTACAACTTCGATGAGGCTATCACGCACTACCAGGCCTACAACGCTACGCTGAAAAAGAAAAACGACACGCGCCGTGAGGAAGTGGCGCAGCTGATTCAGCACAGCAAAAACGCTAAAATTCTGTTCAACGCGCCCAAGGACATCTTCGTGAAGAACCTGGGTCCGACCGTGAACACCCAGTACTCGGAGCACAGCCCGGTTATCTCGTCGGATGATAAGACGCTGATTTTCACGACGCGTGCCAACCCGACCGATATCCCCGGCCTCGATAGCAAAGCCCGCAATAAAACGGCGGCCGATGGCGAGTACTACGAGGGTATCGTGGAAACTCACCGCATCGATGCCGACAACTGGGAGAAGCCCCGCTCGCTGTCGGCGGCGCTTAACAGCAAAGGCCACGATGCGTCGGACCAGCTGTTCGACAACGATACCAAGCTGCTCATGTATCGCAGCGATGAGGATGGCGACGTCTTCGTAGCTTCAAAGCAGGCCGGTGGCGACTGGGGCAACCCGGTAAAGCTGAACAGCAACATCAACTCGAAGCAGTACGAGGGTGACGCTTACATCACGCCCGATGGCTTGACGCTATACTTCTCTACCTCGCGGTACTCGGAAGACGGCAACCTGGACCTGTACTACAGCACCCGCACCGCCGGCGGCGACTGGGGGCCGGCTAAGTCGCTGGGCAGCACCATCAACACCAAGTACGACGAGGACAGCCCGTACATGAGCCGCGATGGCAAGACGCTGTATTTCAGCTCGCGTGGTCACAACACGATGGGCGACTACGACATCTTCAAGTCGCAGTACGACAGCATCGGCCACAAGTGGGGCCGGCCCGAGAACATGGGCTATCCCATCAACACGCCGGACGCTGACTCGTACTACCGCCTGGCTCCCGATGGCACGTACGCCTACCTCAGCTCGTACCGCATCGGCGGCTACGGTGAGAAGGACATCTACACCATCAGCTACATCAAGAACATCAACATCAAGGGCTCGGTGTTCTCGAAACGCGACAGCACCCAGGCCATCCCCGGCGTGGAGCTGGTGTTCAACGGGACGCAGGCCGACAAAACGGCCATCAGCTTCCGTGATGTAACCAAGCCCGATGGTACGTATCAGGTGAAAGTTCTTTCGGCCCGTACCTACCAGGTAGCGGTGAACAAGGACGGTAAGAACATTGAGACGCAGGAATTTGCGGTGCCAATTTCGACCAATGACTCGACGAGCATCACTAAGAATTTCTACGTCGATTATATTGACACGACGCAAATCAACCCTATTGCCAAATACAAAATCTATTTCGATACTGACAAATACAAACTGCGTCCGGAATCGATTAAGGTTTTGAACAGTATCAGCACTGTTCTGAAAGCAAACACGGGCCTCAACATCTCGATTGAGGGTAACTGCGACTCGCGCAATACGGATGAGTACAACATGGTACTCGGCCAGAACCGCGCCGATGCTGCCAAGAACTACCTCGTGAAGCAAGGTGTGGCCTCGGCCCGCCTCACTACGGTAAGCTACGGCGAGCGCAAGCCCGCTGCCCCGAACGATTCGCCCGAGAACATGCAGCTTAACCGCCGCGACGAGTTTAAGGTGGTGCTGAAAGAGGGTGAGAAAATGCCCATGATTCAGCCCGCAACTTCAACTACCACTACTACTTCTTCCACCTCCAGCTCGTCGACTATGGCGGCTCCCGGAGCCCCGCTGCCCGGCAAGAGCAAAGTGCGCCTGGCCGACGGTACCAAGGTGAAAACCAAGGTGGATGAGTCAAGCGACAAGGTAAAAGTGAAAACCAAAGGCGCCGCCGGCGAGAAGTCGAAGACGATTTCGAAAGACGGCGAGCTGGAGTCGAAGGCAAAAGACGCTTCGGGCGAGAAAGCCAAAGTAAAAACCTCTAACTAG
- the yihA gene encoding ribosome biogenesis GTP-binding protein YihA/YsxC, translating to MVIREATFLVSNTQVAACPAPDRPEYAFIGRSNVGKSSLINMLTGRQALAKTSSTPGKTQVINHFNINDEWYLVDLPGYGYARVSKSSRSDWGKMINAYLTKRENLTCVCVLLDSRHAPQAVDLDFMEKLGEAGVPFVMIFTKTDKQSTSQTKALISNYLAKMGETWDELPRYFVTSAETGLGREEVLNFITEINRQVAADAADA from the coding sequence ATGGTAATTCGTGAAGCAACTTTTTTAGTTAGTAATACGCAGGTGGCCGCCTGCCCGGCCCCCGACCGCCCCGAATACGCCTTTATCGGGCGCTCCAACGTGGGCAAGTCGTCGCTGATAAACATGCTGACGGGCCGCCAGGCACTGGCCAAAACCTCGAGCACGCCGGGCAAAACGCAGGTCATTAATCACTTCAATATTAATGATGAGTGGTACCTGGTCGACCTGCCGGGCTACGGCTATGCGCGCGTGAGCAAGAGTTCGCGCTCCGACTGGGGCAAGATGATAAATGCCTACCTCACCAAGCGCGAAAATCTCACCTGCGTATGCGTGCTCCTCGATTCGCGCCACGCGCCGCAGGCCGTCGACCTGGACTTTATGGAAAAGCTGGGGGAGGCGGGCGTACCCTTCGTAATGATTTTTACGAAAACCGACAAGCAGTCCACCAGCCAGACGAAAGCTTTGATCAGCAATTATCTGGCGAAGATGGGCGAAACCTGGGATGAGCTGCCGCGCTACTTTGTGACGTCGGCCGAAACCGGGCTGGGCCGCGAGGAAGTACTAAACTTTATCACGGAAATAAACCGGCAGGTAGCAGCCGATGCGGCGGACGCTTAA
- a CDS encoding energy transducer TonB: protein MKKLLLTPLALCALLAPAHAQTTKPNTVPPSQTVPQTEQGTGLNHVGTEIPVAKYYEGGQDAMYAFIAKELKYPLLAKRNRMQGRCIISFTLNPDGNIQGLRIVKQVGGGTGEEAARVVRLLKFKKPEYPILTSLPIDFKLGVTGSNALEN from the coding sequence ATGAAAAAACTACTGCTGACGCCGCTGGCTTTGTGCGCCCTGCTGGCCCCGGCCCACGCGCAGACGACCAAGCCCAACACGGTGCCGCCCTCCCAAACCGTGCCGCAGACCGAGCAGGGCACCGGGCTCAACCACGTAGGCACCGAAATTCCGGTAGCCAAGTATTACGAAGGTGGCCAGGATGCCATGTATGCCTTCATTGCCAAGGAGCTGAAATACCCGCTGCTGGCCAAGCGCAACCGTATGCAGGGCCGCTGCATCATCAGCTTTACGCTCAACCCCGATGGTAATATTCAGGGCCTGCGCATTGTGAAGCAGGTGGGCGGTGGCACCGGCGAGGAGGCCGCCCGCGTGGTGCGCCTGCTCAAATTCAAGAAACCCGAATACCCCATCCTGACCAGCCTGCCCATCGATTTCAAGCTCGGAGTTACTGGCTCAAACGCGCTGGAAAACTAG
- a CDS encoding DUF5606 family protein, with amino-acid sequence MPYDLKELAAISGQSGLYRLVRPARHGVLVETLDAKATRSLAPASNKVSLLSEIGIYAQDSDDTLPLTDVFERIYQKYGASLPVSGKSSEAELTGFLAEVMPEYDRQRVYLSDIKKLTNWYTIVSQHLPYQPTQAEAAPATDEPLSTGGVIGEADPAATPTGNPEVTQEKAPAAKKSAKKPD; translated from the coding sequence ATGCCCTACGATTTGAAAGAGTTGGCCGCCATCAGCGGCCAGAGTGGCTTGTACCGCCTGGTGCGCCCGGCGCGCCACGGTGTGTTGGTCGAAACCCTCGATGCCAAGGCAACGCGCTCGCTGGCCCCAGCCAGCAACAAAGTGTCGCTGCTGAGCGAAATAGGTATTTATGCCCAGGATTCGGACGACACGCTGCCGCTGACCGATGTATTTGAGCGCATCTATCAGAAGTACGGGGCCAGCCTGCCGGTTTCGGGCAAGTCGAGCGAGGCAGAGCTAACCGGCTTCCTGGCCGAAGTAATGCCCGAGTATGACCGCCAGCGCGTGTACCTGTCCGATATTAAGAAGCTGACAAACTGGTACACTATCGTGAGCCAGCACCTGCCCTACCAGCCCACTCAGGCCGAGGCTGCCCCGGCTACGGATGAGCCCCTGAGCACCGGCGGCGTAATTGGCGAGGCCGACCCCGCGGCAACCCCGACCGGCAACCCCGAAGTGACGCAGGAAAAGGCCCCGGCCGCTAAGAAGAGCGCCAAAAAGCCTGACTAA